A genomic stretch from Pseudomonas alkylphenolica includes:
- the ggt gene encoding gamma-glutamyltransferase yields MPFVARLAPFILGATLALGVAGAQAQGPGRAAIASPHAEATAAAREVLDQGGNAFDAAIAVSAALAVVEPYGSGLGGGGFFLLREGDTPARYAFIDARERAPGKASEAMYLKDGKVQPGLSINGPLAAAIPGLPAALADLAAHYGKLPLKNTLAPAIRLANQGFAVDRIYRDRAKMRLSALRDDPESARLFLKNGEVPALGAQIRQPELAVTLERLANQGREGFYRGPTAQAMVQGVQAAGGIWSLDDLANYRTAKREPLRYQLADQRELISAPPPSAGGVALAQSLAMLQRLPWQSADPVQRSHYVLEVLRRAYRDRGLLGDPDYVANPLPQLLARNYLTSLADSIDVHQATPSSSLPPAPAWREGDHTTHFAVIDAEGNAVAATLSVNLPFGAAFSAPGTGVVLNNEMDDFAADPRGSNSYGLAGSQANAVAAGKRPLSSMSPSFIESPTQFAAFGTPGGSRIPSMVLLSMLGFLEGKPVANWPAVPRYHHQYLPDVVEHEPGAFSAEQQRALNARGYQLKDLGRTYGNQQVLYWDKSRQTLEAASDPRGVGAAEVLSPR; encoded by the coding sequence ATGCCGTTCGTCGCCAGGCTCGCTCCGTTCATTCTTGGCGCCACCCTGGCGCTGGGGGTTGCCGGTGCCCAGGCACAGGGCCCGGGGCGTGCCGCGATTGCCAGCCCGCATGCCGAAGCCACTGCCGCTGCACGGGAAGTCCTCGACCAAGGCGGTAACGCCTTCGATGCGGCGATTGCGGTCAGCGCAGCGCTGGCGGTCGTCGAGCCTTATGGCTCCGGCCTCGGTGGCGGTGGGTTCTTCCTCTTGCGCGAAGGCGACACGCCGGCACGCTACGCGTTTATCGACGCCCGCGAACGCGCGCCAGGCAAAGCCAGCGAGGCCATGTACCTGAAGGACGGCAAGGTTCAGCCTGGCCTGTCCATCAACGGCCCATTGGCAGCCGCGATTCCCGGCTTGCCGGCGGCACTGGCAGACCTTGCTGCGCACTACGGCAAACTGCCCCTGAAAAACACCCTGGCCCCGGCCATTCGCCTGGCCAACCAGGGTTTTGCCGTCGACCGCATTTACCGCGATCGGGCCAAGATGCGCTTGAGCGCCCTGCGCGACGATCCGGAAAGCGCCCGGCTGTTCCTCAAGAACGGTGAAGTACCGGCCCTTGGCGCACAGATCCGCCAACCAGAACTGGCCGTCACCCTTGAGCGCCTGGCCAACCAGGGCCGCGAGGGTTTCTACCGCGGCCCGACCGCCCAGGCCATGGTCCAGGGCGTTCAGGCCGCAGGCGGAATCTGGAGCCTGGATGACCTGGCCAACTACCGCACCGCCAAGCGCGAGCCGTTGCGCTACCAGTTGGCCGACCAGCGCGAACTGATCAGCGCCCCGCCGCCGTCAGCCGGCGGCGTAGCCCTGGCCCAGAGCCTGGCGATGCTGCAGCGCCTGCCCTGGCAGAGTGCCGATCCGGTGCAACGTAGCCATTACGTACTGGAAGTACTGCGCCGTGCCTACCGCGACCGCGGTCTGCTCGGCGATCCGGATTACGTCGCCAACCCGCTGCCGCAACTGCTGGCGCGCAATTACCTGACCAGCCTTGCCGACAGCATCGACGTGCACCAGGCCACGCCCAGCAGCAGCCTGCCGCCCGCCCCGGCCTGGCGCGAAGGCGACCACACCACCCACTTCGCGGTGATCGACGCCGAAGGCAACGCCGTAGCCGCGACGCTGTCGGTCAACCTGCCCTTCGGCGCAGCCTTCAGCGCGCCCGGTACCGGCGTGGTGTTGAACAACGAGATGGACGACTTCGCCGCCGACCCGCGCGGCAGCAACAGCTATGGCCTGGCCGGCAGCCAGGCCAATGCCGTGGCAGCAGGCAAGCGGCCACTGTCGAGCATGAGCCCGAGTTTCATCGAGAGCCCTACGCAGTTCGCCGCCTTCGGCACACCGGGCGGCAGCCGGATTCCGAGCATGGTGCTGTTGTCGATGCTGGGGTTTCTCGAAGGCAAGCCGGTCGCCAACTGGCCCGCAGTGCCGCGTTATCACCACCAGTACCTGCCGGATGTGGTCGAGCACGAACCGGGCGCGTTCAGCGCCGAACAGCAGCGCGCGCTAAATGCACGCGGCTACCAGCTCAAGGATCTGGGTCGCACTTACGGTAACCAGCAAGTGTTGTACTGGGATAAATCCAGGCAGACCCTGGAAGCCGCCAGCGACCCGCGTGGCGTGGGTGCCGCTGAAGTGCTCAGCCCACGCTGA
- the coaD gene encoding pantetheine-phosphate adenylyltransferase, whose amino-acid sequence MNRVLYPGTFDPITKGHGDLVERASRLFDQVIIAVAASPKKNPLFPLEQRVELAREVTKHLPNVEVIGFSSLLAHFAKEQQANVFLRGLRAVSDFEYEFQLANMNRQLAPDVESLFLTPSERYSFISSTLVREIAALGGDISKFVHPIVADALTERFKK is encoded by the coding sequence ATGAACCGAGTGTTGTACCCAGGTACTTTCGACCCTATTACCAAGGGCCATGGCGATCTGGTCGAGCGAGCCTCGCGGCTGTTCGATCAGGTGATCATTGCGGTCGCCGCCAGCCCCAAGAAAAACCCGCTGTTCCCGCTGGAACAACGGGTGGAACTGGCTCGTGAGGTCACCAAGCACCTGCCCAATGTCGAAGTCATCGGCTTCTCCTCCTTGCTCGCGCACTTTGCCAAGGAACAGCAGGCCAATGTGTTCCTGCGCGGCCTGCGTGCTGTCTCGGACTTCGAGTACGAGTTCCAGCTGGCGAACATGAACCGCCAGCTGGCACCGGACGTCGAAAGCCTGTTCCTGACCCCTTCCGAGCGTTATTCGTTCATTTCCTCGACCCTGGTCCGGGAAATTGCGGCACTGGGTGGCGACATCAGCAAATTCGTCCATCCGATCGTGGCCGACGCCCTGACCGAACGCTTCAAGAAGTGA
- the mutM gene encoding bifunctional DNA-formamidopyrimidine glycosylase/DNA-(apurinic or apyrimidinic site) lyase, which translates to MPELPEVETTRRGIAPYLEGQRVNRVIVRDRRLRWPIPEDLDIRLSGQRFVKIERRAKYLLLNAEVGTLISHLGMSGNLRLVEIGLPAAKHEHVDIELESGLALRYTDPRRFGAMLWSLDPLNHELLIKLGPEPLTDLFDGERLFQLSRGKAMAVKPFIMDNAVVVGVGNIYATEALFAAGIDPRREAGSISRARYLKLAIEIKRILACAIERGGTTLRDFVGGDGQPGYFQQELFVYGRREEPCKVCGSILREVKLGQRASVFCPRCQK; encoded by the coding sequence ATGCCGGAACTACCAGAAGTCGAGACCACCCGGCGCGGTATTGCGCCTTACCTGGAAGGCCAGCGCGTCAATCGGGTGATCGTGCGCGACCGGCGCCTGCGCTGGCCGATCCCCGAGGACCTCGATATCCGCCTGTCCGGGCAGCGTTTCGTCAAGATCGAGCGCCGTGCCAAATACCTGCTGCTCAATGCCGAGGTCGGGACGCTGATCAGTCACTTGGGGATGTCCGGCAACCTGCGTCTGGTCGAGATCGGCTTGCCGGCTGCCAAGCATGAGCATGTGGATATCGAACTGGAGTCGGGCCTGGCCTTGCGCTATACCGACCCGCGCCGCTTTGGCGCGATGCTCTGGAGCCTCGATCCGCTCAATCATGAGCTGCTGATCAAGCTTGGCCCTGAGCCGTTGACCGACCTGTTCGACGGCGAGCGCCTGTTCCAGCTGTCGCGTGGCAAGGCCATGGCGGTCAAACCATTCATCATGGATAACGCGGTGGTGGTCGGGGTCGGCAACATTTATGCGACCGAGGCCCTGTTCGCTGCCGGTATCGATCCGCGCCGCGAAGCCGGGAGCATCTCGCGGGCGCGTTACCTGAAGCTGGCGATCGAGATCAAACGCATCCTCGCCTGCGCGATCGAGCGCGGCGGCACCACCTTGCGCGACTTTGTCGGCGGTGATGGCCAACCGGGCTATTTCCAGCAGGAGCTTTTTGTCTACGGACGCCGGGAAGAGCCCTGCAAGGTCTGCGGCAGTATCCTGCGCGAGGTCAAGCTCGGCCAGCGCGCCAGCGTGTTCTGCCCGCGCTGTCAGAAGTGA
- a CDS encoding HDOD domain-containing protein produces the protein MPPQPQIMVDLQFEQYMPDPDLEVIAKLIAQDPGLSGALLKLVNSPYYGLTNKIASIQRAVSLLGSRSIINLINAQSIKGEMSDDTIVTLNRFWDTAQDVAVTCLTLAKRIGSQAVDEAYALGLFHDCGVPLMLKRFPEYMGVLEDAYANAGADKRVVDTENQAFNTNHAVVGYYTAKSWRLPEHLSNAIANHHNALAVFSDDSARNSQLKNLLAILKMAEHICSSYRVLGNQSVDHEWNAVGHLVLDYVGLSEYDFENLKQTIRELGSH, from the coding sequence GTGCCGCCACAGCCGCAGATCATGGTCGATCTTCAATTCGAGCAATACATGCCTGATCCCGACCTTGAGGTGATCGCCAAACTGATCGCCCAGGACCCGGGCCTGTCTGGCGCCTTGCTCAAGCTGGTCAACTCGCCGTATTACGGCCTGACCAACAAGATTGCTTCGATCCAGCGCGCGGTGAGCCTGCTCGGCAGTCGTTCGATCATCAACCTGATCAACGCCCAGTCGATCAAGGGCGAGATGAGCGACGACACCATCGTCACCCTCAACCGTTTCTGGGACACCGCCCAGGACGTGGCCGTGACCTGCCTGACCCTGGCCAAGCGCATCGGCTCGCAGGCGGTTGACGAGGCCTATGCCCTGGGCCTGTTCCACGACTGCGGCGTGCCGCTGATGCTCAAACGCTTCCCCGAGTACATGGGCGTGCTTGAAGACGCCTACGCCAATGCGGGTGCCGACAAGCGAGTGGTCGACACCGAGAACCAGGCGTTCAACACCAACCACGCGGTGGTCGGTTACTACACCGCCAAGTCCTGGCGCCTGCCCGAGCACCTGAGCAATGCCATCGCCAACCACCACAACGCCCTGGCGGTGTTCAGCGATGATTCGGCGCGTAACAGCCAACTGAAGAACCTGCTGGCAATCCTCAAGATGGCCGAGCACATCTGCTCGTCGTACCGGGTGCTGGGCAATCAGAGTGTCGATCACGAGTGGAATGCCGTTGGGCACCTGGTGCTCGACTATGTGGGGCTTTCCGAGTACGACTTTGAGAACCTCAAGCAGACCATTCGCGAATTGGGCAGTCACTGA
- a CDS encoding YfhL family 4Fe-4S dicluster ferredoxin → MSLIITDDCINCDVCEPECPNAAISQGEEIYVIDPNLCTQCVGHYDEPQCQQVCPVDCIPLDEAHPETEEELMAKYRKITGKA, encoded by the coding sequence ATGTCCCTGATCATCACCGACGATTGCATCAACTGCGACGTCTGCGAACCCGAGTGCCCGAACGCCGCTATCTCCCAGGGCGAAGAGATCTACGTGATCGACCCGAACCTGTGCACCCAGTGCGTCGGCCACTATGACGAGCCACAGTGCCAACAGGTCTGCCCGGTTGACTGCATCCCGCTGGATGAAGCCCATCCGGAGACCGAAGAAGAACTGATGGCCAAGTACCGCAAAATCACCGGCAAGGCCTGA